In one window of Borrelia turcica IST7 DNA:
- a CDS encoding BMP family protein, with protein sequence MTRILFLFSMLIFACTAVKEQSRQVKIGIIADGSFADKGFNESALDALNEIREDYGVEIISRESSLDSFLGDIEELNGMGVDLMWLVGQPFADVAETVASENTAIKYAVIDAVYDSSILLPSNLTSMTFRTEESAFLVGYIAARKSRIDRIGFIGGMDVPVINTFRFGYEAGALYAKSDIYVEVDYVGDFNDKGLGKIAAEKMYSNGADVIFTAAGLTGLGVIDVAEKLGDGHYVIGVDQDQSQLAPNSIITSAVKDVRRAVLSFTANYLTTKHFDGGGRTNSYGLREGFVGHIRNPKMIPDEMEAEIEEISQKIINGKIVVPKDYKSFSKFIELRDEVKE encoded by the coding sequence GTGACAAGAATTTTATTTTTATTTTCTATGCTTATCTTTGCATGTACTGCTGTTAAAGAGCAGAGTAGGCAAGTTAAGATTGGAATTATTGCAGACGGTAGTTTTGCTGATAAGGGATTCAATGAGAGTGCCCTAGATGCACTTAATGAGATAAGAGAAGACTATGGAGTAGAGATTATAAGTAGGGAATCTAGCCTAGATTCTTTCTTGGGTGATATTGAAGAGCTTAATGGCATGGGAGTGGATTTAATGTGGCTAGTTGGCCAGCCATTTGCTGATGTTGCTGAAACTGTTGCTAGTGAAAACACGGCTATTAAGTATGCAGTAATTGATGCTGTATATGATAGTAGTATATTGCTACCTAGTAACTTAACATCAATGACATTTAGAACAGAAGAGTCAGCCTTCTTAGTGGGTTATATTGCAGCACGGAAGAGTAGGATAGACAGGATTGGTTTTATTGGTGGCATGGATGTCCCTGTAATAAATACATTTAGGTTTGGGTATGAGGCCGGAGCACTTTATGCAAAGAGTGATATTTATGTTGAAGTTGATTATGTTGGTGATTTTAATGATAAGGGTTTGGGAAAGATTGCTGCTGAGAAAATGTATAGTAATGGAGCTGATGTTATATTTACAGCAGCGGGGCTCACAGGGCTTGGTGTTATTGATGTGGCAGAAAAACTTGGCGATGGGCATTATGTTATTGGAGTTGACCAGGACCAGTCACAACTTGCTCCTAATAGCATAATAACATCTGCTGTTAAAGATGTAAGGCGAGCTGTTTTAAGCTTTACTGCTAATTATTTAACTACAAAGCATTTTGATGGTGGTGGTAGGACTAATAGCTATGGGCTTCGTGAAGGATTTGTTGGACATATTCGAAACCCTAAGATGATTCCTGATGAGATGGAAGCAGAGATTGAGGAGATTTCACAAAAAATCATAAATGGTAAGATTGTGGTTCCAAAAGATTATAAGAGTTTTTCTAAGTTTATTGAGTTAAGGGATGAAGTTAAAGAATAA
- a CDS encoding DUF787 family protein → MFNKFDFKLNLSSISSDTSKQQTAKNEWDLLTKAVKNYCDKDGFNSLDILLFKDIKEVKACLKANLHPFVCVTNPCDDKIISYITSLVISNNFIVFSKTIRDLPSTLKSC, encoded by the coding sequence ATTTTCAATAAATTTGATTTTAAACTTAACTTATCAAGTATTTCAAGTGATACAAGCAAGCAACAAACAGCTAAGAATGAGTGGGATTTGTTAACTAAAGCAGTTAAGAACTATTGTGATAAAGATGGGTTTAACTCACTTGATATCCTACTCTTTAAAGACATTAAGGAAGTTAAAGCTTGCCTTAAAGCGAATCTACACCCATTTGTTTGTGTAACAAATCCTTGTGATGATAAGATCATATCATACATTACTTCTCTCGTAATTTCAAATAATTTTATTGTCTTTTCAAAGACAATCCGTGACTTACCAAGTACATTAAAGAGTTGTTAA